One stretch of Paenibacillus sp. AN1007 DNA includes these proteins:
- a CDS encoding methyl-accepting chemotaxis protein → MFSRFKIKSIGLRISIAFYLLILCLIILSVTIIGRMNSIETNTNDITGNWMPSIQEINRLNYTTEHILSLSYRYFDADTSDRPKINEERTKFIRETSQAMTIYDKQQKSAEEAKHWSEFKQKWEAYLKINTQAIRLSDEGETQLAKEVADKGAESFDTMQVNLDFLVNYNQQQSDISAAKTIRSVQDGRLFVIIGVLAMILITAVFVPIIRTQVVKPLLRVISAVKLIAEGQLNVQDVHTKHEDEVGALAKAVNEMKANLTAMVLNVRRVAETVNRQSNELAIASEEVKIGSQQIAITMEESAKAAESQAQTAVESARTVDELNDHIQKHAEQGNQLRSMSNQVLEQGQSGREAMEESVQQMQQIASAVSSSMSKMEQLNRKNEDISKLVLVIHDIARQTNLLALNASIEAARAGESGRGFAVVASEVRKLSEAVQESVEEITTITQDIQQDSQGVVNELRLGVQETELGQERVSASGQLFKTINTSVESMVEVIGTMSQGLAGMEESSGRMNDFSQQISAVSEQSAASVEEVSASAEEQVGSMEAISSNIQTLKEMSDDLLASIEKLKV, encoded by the coding sequence ATGTTCAGCAGATTTAAAATCAAGAGTATCGGTCTGCGTATCAGCATCGCGTTTTACTTGTTAATCCTCTGTTTGATTATTTTAAGCGTTACCATCATTGGCCGAATGAATTCGATTGAGACCAACACAAATGATATTACAGGTAACTGGATGCCATCTATTCAAGAGATTAACCGATTGAACTATACAACGGAGCATATTTTGTCTCTAAGCTATCGTTACTTTGATGCAGACACATCCGACAGACCCAAGATTAATGAAGAGCGTACCAAATTTATTCGTGAAACATCACAGGCTATGACTATTTATGATAAACAGCAAAAGTCTGCGGAAGAAGCGAAACATTGGTCGGAGTTTAAACAGAAGTGGGAAGCATATCTGAAAATCAACACTCAGGCGATTCGGTTGAGTGACGAAGGAGAGACGCAGCTCGCCAAAGAAGTAGCTGATAAAGGGGCAGAATCCTTTGATACCATGCAGGTGAATCTGGATTTTCTCGTTAATTACAATCAGCAGCAATCAGACATCTCGGCAGCGAAAACGATTCGTTCTGTTCAGGATGGCCGATTGTTTGTCATTATAGGTGTGCTTGCGATGATTCTCATCACGGCCGTATTTGTACCGATTATTCGTACACAGGTGGTCAAACCGCTGCTTCGTGTCATCAGTGCTGTTAAATTGATCGCGGAAGGTCAGTTGAACGTACAGGATGTGCACACCAAACATGAAGATGAGGTCGGTGCCTTGGCCAAAGCAGTCAATGAGATGAAGGCTAATCTCACTGCCATGGTGCTAAATGTAAGGCGTGTAGCCGAAACGGTAAATCGTCAAAGCAACGAATTAGCCATCGCTTCTGAAGAAGTCAAGATCGGCAGTCAACAGATTGCGATCACGATGGAGGAGTCTGCCAAGGCGGCCGAAAGTCAGGCTCAGACCGCTGTCGAGTCGGCTCGCACCGTGGATGAACTGAATGATCATATTCAGAAACATGCCGAGCAGGGGAACCAGCTTCGTTCCATGTCCAATCAAGTGCTGGAGCAGGGGCAGAGTGGACGTGAAGCCATGGAGGAATCGGTACAGCAGATGCAGCAGATTGCCAGCGCTGTGTCGTCCTCGATGAGCAAAATGGAACAGCTGAATCGCAAAAATGAAGATATCTCCAAGCTGGTCCTGGTGATTCATGATATCGCCCGCCAGACTAACCTGCTGGCGCTGAACGCTTCGATTGAAGCGGCACGGGCTGGAGAGAGCGGACGTGGTTTTGCTGTTGTGGCATCCGAGGTTCGGAAATTGTCCGAAGCTGTTCAGGAATCGGTTGAAGAGATCACAACCATTACTCAGGATATTCAGCAGGATTCCCAAGGAGTAGTGAACGAGCTGCGTTTGGGTGTGCAGGAGACGGAACTGGGACAGGAACGGGTATCTGCTTCAGGTCAGCTGTTCAAAACGATCAATACATCGGTTGAAAGTATGGTAGAGGTGATCGGAACGATGTCGCAAGGACTCGCAGGTATGGAAGAGAGCAGTGGTCGAATGAATGACTTCAGCCAGCAGATCTCTGCGGTGTCCGAGCAATCCGCTGCAAGTGTGGAAGAAGTATCTGCTTCGGCAGAGGAACAGGTAGGCTCGATGGAGGCGATCAGCAGCAACATTCAGACCCTGAAAGAAATGTCCGACGATCTTCTTGCATCGATTGAAAAATTGAAAGTATAA
- the htpG gene encoding molecular chaperone HtpG has protein sequence MAIKKEFQAESKRLLDMMINSIYTQKEIFLRELISNSSDAIDKIYYKALTDDTLVFNKEDYFIKLTIDKQNRTLTITDTGIGMTQEELENNLGVIAKSGSLAFKKENEAKDGHNIIGQFGVGFYSAFMVADKLTVTSKTLGSDEAWRWESEGADGYTITPAEKDSVGTEIVLTIKQNTEEDSYDEFLEEYRLRSIIKKYSDFIRYPIKMDVTSQRPKEGTENEFEEYKEEQTVNSMVPIWRKNKSELTEEDYTNFYMEKRYGFDKPLKHLHISADGAVVYNAILFIPENTPFDYYTKEYEKGLELYSNGVLIMDKCGDLLPDYFGFVKGMVDSEDLSLNISREMLQHDRQLSLIAKNIKNKIKSQLQSLLKDERENYEKFYQAFGRQLKYGVYSDYGVNKDTLQDLLLFTSSKENKLVSLDEYVSRMPEDQKYIYYAAGESISRIEKLPQIEGVLEKGYEVLYFTDDIDEFAIKMIMNYKEKEFKSISSGDLGIEDSAEKEETDAQDNDNKELFEAMQAQLEGKVKAVKASKRLRSHPVCLSTEGELTIEMEKVLKAMPNSGDVQADKVLEINVNHDVFKSLKEAFAQDKEKLSLYTSLLYHQALLIEGLPIQDPVEFTNDICKVMV, from the coding sequence ATGGCGATTAAAAAAGAATTTCAGGCGGAATCCAAACGTTTGCTGGATATGATGATTAACTCCATTTACACCCAAAAGGAAATTTTCCTCAGAGAATTGATCTCCAATTCCAGTGACGCTATCGACAAAATATATTACAAAGCTCTAACCGACGACACGCTCGTTTTTAATAAAGAGGACTATTTCATCAAACTTACGATCGACAAGCAGAACCGCACGCTCACGATCACCGATACCGGGATTGGTATGACGCAGGAAGAGCTGGAGAACAACCTGGGTGTGATTGCGAAAAGTGGTTCCCTGGCGTTCAAAAAAGAAAACGAAGCCAAAGATGGCCATAACATCATCGGTCAATTCGGGGTTGGTTTCTACTCCGCATTTATGGTAGCGGACAAGCTGACGGTAACGAGTAAAACGCTTGGCAGCGACGAGGCCTGGAGATGGGAATCCGAAGGCGCGGATGGATACACGATCACACCCGCTGAGAAAGACAGCGTAGGGACAGAGATCGTTTTGACGATCAAACAAAATACCGAAGAAGACTCCTATGACGAGTTTTTGGAAGAGTATCGCCTGAGATCGATCATCAAGAAATACTCTGACTTCATTCGTTATCCGATCAAAATGGATGTGACCAGCCAGCGTCCGAAGGAAGGTACGGAGAACGAGTTTGAGGAATACAAGGAAGAACAAACCGTGAACAGCATGGTGCCAATCTGGCGTAAAAATAAAAGCGAGCTCACCGAAGAAGACTATACCAATTTCTATATGGAGAAACGGTACGGTTTCGACAAACCGCTGAAGCATCTTCATATCAGCGCGGATGGCGCTGTGGTATACAATGCGATTTTGTTTATCCCGGAGAACACGCCGTTTGACTACTACACCAAGGAGTATGAAAAAGGTCTGGAGCTGTACTCCAACGGGGTATTGATTATGGACAAGTGCGGCGACCTGCTGCCGGATTACTTCGGTTTTGTTAAAGGGATGGTGGATTCGGAGGATCTGTCTTTGAATATCTCTCGTGAGATGCTGCAGCATGACCGTCAGCTCAGCCTGATCGCGAAGAACATCAAAAACAAAATCAAGAGCCAGCTGCAGAGCCTGCTCAAAGACGAACGGGAGAACTACGAGAAGTTCTATCAAGCTTTTGGTCGTCAGCTGAAGTACGGCGTGTACAGTGATTATGGCGTAAATAAGGATACACTGCAGGATCTGCTGCTGTTCACGTCCTCGAAAGAGAATAAGCTGGTCAGCCTGGACGAATACGTCTCCAGAATGCCGGAAGATCAGAAATATATCTATTATGCCGCAGGTGAATCCATCAGCCGGATCGAGAAGCTTCCGCAGATCGAAGGAGTACTCGAAAAAGGCTATGAGGTGCTTTACTTCACCGACGATATCGATGAGTTCGCAATCAAGATGATTATGAACTATAAGGAAAAAGAATTTAAATCGATCTCCAGCGGTGACCTGGGCATTGAAGACAGCGCGGAGAAAGAAGAGACCGATGCGCAGGACAATGACAACAAGGAATTGTTTGAAGCGATGCAGGCACAGCTGGAAGGCAAAGTTAAAGCGGTGAAAGCCTCCAAGCGCCTCCGCAGCCATCCGGTATGTTTGTCCACCGAGGGCGAACTGACGATCGAGATGGAAAAAGTGTTAAAAGCGATGCCGAACAGCGGCGATGTACAAGCTGACAAAGTGCTGGAGATTAACGTGAACCACGATGTGTTCAAATCGCTGAAGGAAGCTTTTGCACAGGATAAGGAAAAGTTGAGCTTGTACACCAGCCTGCTGTATCATCAGGCACTGCTGATTGAAGGATTACCGATTCAGGACCCTGTTGAGTTTACAAACGATATCTGTAAGGTGATGGTGTAG
- a CDS encoding D-2-hydroxyacid dehydrogenase, with protein sequence MGKIVCFPSLSEEQQQQIQQAAPGYTIKVGKAKDLDPAELKEAEIILGWSPLVTEHALKQDSPLKWIQVWSAGVDNLPFAELQHKNIQVTSANGVHAIPITEIILGMMLSHSRWLRQAMLHQQQAEWKNPGRALPELHGKTAVIVGVGEIGTETARVLKALGMRTIGVRRSGKDVPHVDHMYDMSGLYEALGQGDYVINILPLTDETRHIYNQDAFDHFKTDACFVNVGRGPSVNTEALLHALGSEKIAFAALDVFEEEPLPADHPLWSMDNVLVTPHIAGSTEQYTARALDIFIQNLKAYVAGKTLPLNLVDYSHKY encoded by the coding sequence ATGGGTAAAATCGTATGTTTTCCATCTTTATCCGAAGAACAGCAGCAGCAAATACAGCAGGCCGCACCAGGATACACCATTAAAGTAGGTAAAGCCAAGGACCTGGACCCTGCCGAATTAAAAGAAGCCGAAATCATACTGGGCTGGTCTCCCCTTGTTACCGAACATGCCTTGAAACAGGACAGCCCTCTGAAATGGATTCAGGTCTGGTCAGCCGGTGTTGATAATCTCCCGTTTGCGGAGCTGCAGCATAAAAATATTCAAGTTACCAGCGCCAACGGGGTTCACGCCATCCCTATTACAGAGATCATTCTGGGCATGATGTTATCCCACAGCCGTTGGTTGAGACAAGCTATGCTGCATCAGCAGCAGGCTGAATGGAAAAACCCGGGCAGGGCGCTGCCAGAGCTTCATGGCAAAACGGCCGTCATTGTCGGGGTTGGCGAGATCGGGACAGAAACTGCCCGTGTACTAAAGGCCCTTGGGATGCGTACGATCGGGGTACGACGTTCTGGAAAAGACGTACCTCATGTTGACCATATGTACGATATGTCTGGACTATATGAAGCTCTTGGCCAAGGCGACTATGTTATTAATATTTTGCCGCTGACCGATGAAACCCGTCATATTTATAATCAGGATGCATTCGACCATTTCAAGACAGACGCATGTTTTGTGAATGTTGGTCGGGGGCCAAGCGTGAATACAGAAGCATTACTGCATGCCCTCGGCAGCGAAAAAATCGCATTCGCTGCTCTGGACGTATTTGAAGAGGAACCTCTTCCGGCAGACCACCCGCTCTGGAGCATGGACAATGTGTTGGTCACACCCCATATCGCAGGAAGCACAGAACAATATACAGCCCGTGCCCTCGATATTTTCATCCAAAACTTGAAAGCGTACGTGGCTGGTAAAACTCTTCCGCTCAACCTTGTCGATTATAGTCATAAATATTAA
- a CDS encoding RNA methyltransferase, with product MRKVMVPVKYVYTYACHENERQLCQLELSALLASASMVYSDSGSYVWSERCIPPGRSPFIHGRLDVLGEGDSVTELLPIAREIRLTQDETFKVICLKAGDHPPDYDQARKLEREIGMCIVGTAQMKKPEVTFGLIKTKGKWIFGQWTESDKSWQVHQQKPQNYSTGFGVTLARALVNIAVPEVRNHRLLDPCCGMGTVVIEALSMGIDTKGNDLNALAVRGARTNLHYFGYDPDRITLGDMKSLEGEYDSAVFDMPYNLCSVLPEQEQRAMLVKLRKLSGRAVVVSTEWVQEHLLTAGWSIEQYVPVQKGSFIRHVWVCM from the coding sequence ATGAGAAAAGTTATGGTTCCGGTGAAATATGTATACACGTATGCCTGTCATGAGAATGAACGACAATTATGCCAGCTTGAACTGAGCGCGCTGCTCGCATCGGCTTCAATGGTGTATTCGGACAGTGGTTCTTACGTTTGGTCTGAACGCTGTATCCCGCCGGGGAGAAGTCCGTTTATTCATGGACGGCTGGATGTACTGGGGGAAGGTGACTCTGTCACTGAACTGCTTCCTATAGCTCGTGAAATCCGTCTGACGCAGGATGAGACGTTTAAAGTGATTTGTCTGAAAGCGGGAGATCATCCCCCAGACTATGATCAGGCACGAAAGCTTGAAAGAGAGATAGGGATGTGCATCGTTGGAACAGCGCAGATGAAGAAACCTGAAGTGACTTTCGGCCTAATTAAAACGAAGGGAAAATGGATCTTCGGTCAGTGGACAGAATCCGACAAGTCGTGGCAGGTACATCAGCAAAAACCTCAAAATTACTCCACAGGATTTGGAGTTACTTTGGCTAGAGCACTGGTGAATATTGCGGTTCCAGAGGTTCGGAATCATCGCTTGCTTGATCCGTGCTGCGGAATGGGGACAGTGGTTATTGAAGCTTTATCCATGGGGATTGATACGAAAGGTAATGATCTTAATGCACTTGCTGTACGTGGGGCTCGTACCAATTTACACTACTTTGGATATGATCCTGATCGGATAACTTTGGGGGATATGAAGAGTTTGGAAGGTGAATATGATTCGGCAGTATTCGACATGCCCTATAACCTTTGCTCTGTTCTTCCCGAGCAGGAACAGCGAGCAATGCTGGTGAAATTACGCAAGTTATCCGGACGAGCTGTTGTTGTTTCTACAGAGTGGGTGCAGGAGCACCTGCTGACAGCCGGCTGGTCGATAGAACAGTATGTACCTGTACAAAAAGGCTCATTTATACGCCATGTCTGGGTATGTATGTAA
- a CDS encoding ABC transporter permease, which yields MNSYIVKRVLVLLPVLLGMTLIVFSIIHAIPGDPAETILGQKATEQSKQALRDQLGLDKPWLQQYFAYLGDLLKGDLGTSIRTKVPIAQEIAPYLTATLELTMASMLFAVVIGVNAGIVSAWKHNSWFDYCCMVIALVGVSMPIFWLGLMEQWLFANKLQWLPSIGRMNARDPVDAITGLYVLDTMLAGRWDQLWTVTKHLILPSVALGTIPMAVIARMTRSSMLEVMSSDYIRTAKAKGLGPFFVVYGHALKNAFIPVLTVIGIQTGSLLGGAVLTETIFAWPGVGRYIYEAISSRDYPVIQSGILIVAFFFVLINLIVDLLYAVFDPRISYK from the coding sequence TTGAACAGTTATATTGTCAAACGCGTGCTGGTACTGTTACCCGTTTTGCTGGGGATGACATTAATCGTTTTTTCGATCATTCATGCGATACCAGGTGATCCGGCAGAGACGATTCTGGGGCAAAAAGCAACCGAGCAGTCCAAACAGGCCCTTCGGGACCAACTCGGACTGGACAAACCCTGGTTACAGCAGTATTTCGCCTATCTGGGCGATCTGCTCAAAGGGGATCTGGGCACTTCCATTCGCACCAAAGTGCCTATTGCCCAGGAAATTGCACCTTATCTGACAGCAACGCTTGAACTTACCATGGCAAGTATGCTGTTTGCTGTCGTTATTGGCGTCAATGCAGGGATTGTCAGCGCATGGAAGCACAACTCCTGGTTTGATTACTGCTGTATGGTGATTGCTCTTGTGGGGGTATCCATGCCGATCTTCTGGCTCGGTCTGATGGAACAGTGGCTGTTCGCGAACAAGCTGCAGTGGCTCCCTTCGATTGGACGAATGAATGCGCGTGATCCGGTTGACGCAATCACTGGTTTATACGTACTGGATACGATGCTTGCAGGCCGCTGGGATCAGCTGTGGACGGTGACAAAACATCTGATTCTGCCAAGTGTGGCGCTCGGTACCATCCCGATGGCGGTTATTGCGCGGATGACCCGTTCCAGCATGCTGGAAGTGATGAGTTCCGATTATATTCGTACCGCCAAGGCGAAAGGATTAGGGCCGTTTTTTGTTGTATATGGACATGCTTTGAAAAATGCATTTATCCCTGTGTTGACTGTCATCGGCATCCAAACTGGATCTCTGCTGGGTGGCGCGGTGCTGACGGAAACGATTTTTGCCTGGCCGGGTGTAGGGCGTTATATATATGAAGCGATTAGTTCACGGGATTATCCTGTGATTCAGAGTGGAATCCTGATCGTGGCTTTCTTTTTTGTATTGATCAATCTGATTGTGGATCTGCTTTATGCTGTTTTTGATCCGAGGATCAGTTACAAGTAA
- the dgt gene encoding dGTP triphosphohydrolase yields the protein MQWNDLREHRQYPELTKLEGSRAAYERDYSRLIHSPTFRRLQGKSQVFGAGTGDYYRTRLTHSLEVAQIAREAARSLLRHYPEVDWSQAESPGLIIDSEVVECAAIAHDFGHPPFGHKGEEVLDGILDDLINSETKKIMKKSRAAKTPKAESDVRAELKRKYEHFEGNAHNFRLIMYLEKREDIDGLNLSDAVLLGINKYPYPGTESKKGMYHHEWQYIREIRDRWNIPAGKKTLEAQLMDLCDDIAYSAHDLEDGIKAGKIEVHEHFLQDQHINRLIVDKITTLEDLFWKGWTREAIAAKVEEVLASFLRIWNEKMPFCEHDYSRTRREVKAYWVSLFVGSLGVIDDGDWKKVTFVREGAEDLDMLRTVSVLKSFAWVTMIRDLRVQRLQKRSEWMIKRLWDAFLDPETSKSIIPSDWLQRYEKDQAKAQPIWTWEHMVIDYIAGMTDAFAEKIYNELYGLKVGSIYDLD from the coding sequence ATGCAATGGAACGATCTGAGAGAACATAGACAATATCCTGAACTTACGAAGCTGGAGGGCTCGCGTGCAGCATACGAACGTGACTATTCCAGATTGATTCATTCACCGACTTTCCGCAGACTGCAGGGCAAATCACAGGTATTCGGGGCCGGAACCGGTGATTATTATCGGACACGTCTAACTCATTCCCTTGAGGTGGCGCAGATTGCACGAGAAGCGGCCAGAAGTCTGTTACGGCATTACCCGGAGGTAGACTGGAGCCAGGCGGAGAGTCCAGGACTGATCATCGACTCGGAAGTTGTAGAATGTGCAGCAATCGCACATGATTTCGGCCATCCTCCTTTTGGACATAAAGGGGAAGAGGTGCTGGACGGTATCCTGGATGATCTGATTAACAGCGAGACCAAGAAGATTATGAAGAAAAGCCGTGCAGCGAAAACCCCTAAGGCGGAATCCGATGTACGAGCGGAGCTGAAGCGCAAATACGAGCATTTTGAAGGGAACGCACATAACTTCCGGCTCATTATGTATTTGGAGAAACGTGAGGATATTGACGGACTGAACCTGTCCGATGCCGTTCTGCTGGGGATCAACAAGTATCCCTATCCAGGCACCGAAAGCAAAAAAGGCATGTACCATCATGAATGGCAGTACATCCGCGAGATTCGGGACCGATGGAACATCCCGGCAGGCAAGAAAACACTCGAGGCCCAGCTGATGGACCTCTGCGATGACATCGCATATTCTGCACATGATCTGGAGGATGGCATCAAAGCTGGCAAAATCGAGGTGCATGAGCATTTCCTGCAGGACCAACATATCAACCGGCTTATCGTCGACAAAATCACCACACTGGAGGATCTGTTCTGGAAGGGCTGGACAAGAGAAGCGATCGCGGCAAAAGTAGAAGAGGTGCTTGCGTCATTTCTACGCATCTGGAATGAGAAGATGCCTTTCTGTGAGCACGATTACTCCCGTACCCGTCGTGAGGTGAAAGCGTATTGGGTCAGCCTTTTCGTAGGCAGTCTTGGTGTAATTGATGACGGGGACTGGAAAAAGGTAACCTTCGTCCGGGAAGGCGCGGAAGACCTCGACATGCTGCGCACGGTGAGTGTGCTCAAGAGCTTCGCCTGGGTGACGATGATCCGGGATCTGCGCGTACAGCGGCTGCAGAAACGCAGTGAATGGATGATTAAACGGTTGTGGGATGCCTTTCTGGATCCGGAAACATCAAAATCCATCATTCCTTCTGATTGGCTGCAGCGATACGAGAAAGATCAAGCGAAAGCACAGCCCATCTGGACTTGGGAGCATATGGTGATTGATTATATAGCAGGGATGACCGATGCGTTTGCCGAGAAGATCTACAATGAACTTTACGGTCTGAAGGTCGGTTCGATCTATGATCTGGATTAA
- a CDS encoding MsnO8 family LLM class oxidoreductase, which produces MGVLDLVPRLNDASAEQALQQAVLLAQRAEVWGYTRYWTSEHHDMDELASAAPEVLLAHIGARTESIQLGSGAVLLPHYSPLKVAESFRLLASLYPGRIELGLGRAPGGGPHAAMALSGNYLQHVATLPAALASLTELLEDRYTYENVPVTARPIPDIPLSLWMLGTNVKSAAYAAQFGMGYVFGQFMSDSDGVEAVQRYRKDFVPSARLKEPEVMVAIRVLCAASEDEALTWSREMAERRKKEQEVYPIREDTTQTAPYNNTSQAGDNDALRQVVGTPEQVWRYIRELGQRLRTNRILVVTAGPDYERRLESYRLLMEGLSEQQ; this is translated from the coding sequence CTGGGTGTGCTGGACCTTGTTCCCAGGCTGAATGACGCTTCTGCTGAACAGGCTCTCCAGCAGGCTGTCCTTCTGGCTCAACGTGCTGAAGTATGGGGATATACCCGGTACTGGACGTCTGAGCATCATGATATGGATGAGCTTGCCTCTGCTGCTCCTGAGGTGCTGCTGGCACATATAGGTGCCAGAACCGAATCGATACAGCTTGGATCAGGCGCCGTTCTGCTTCCGCACTACAGCCCGCTTAAGGTTGCGGAGTCGTTCCGCCTGCTGGCTTCACTCTATCCGGGCCGCATCGAGCTTGGCCTGGGACGAGCTCCTGGCGGAGGGCCGCATGCAGCAATGGCACTCAGCGGCAACTACCTGCAGCATGTTGCGACTCTTCCTGCCGCACTTGCTTCCCTGACCGAGCTCTTGGAAGACCGGTATACGTATGAGAATGTTCCGGTTACAGCGCGTCCAATCCCCGATATTCCGTTATCCCTATGGATGCTGGGGACCAATGTCAAAAGTGCAGCATACGCCGCACAGTTTGGTATGGGGTATGTATTTGGTCAATTTATGAGTGATTCCGATGGAGTGGAGGCGGTACAGCGTTATCGGAAAGACTTCGTGCCAAGTGCCCGGCTGAAGGAACCAGAAGTGATGGTGGCCATCCGGGTATTATGTGCAGCATCTGAAGACGAGGCTTTAACGTGGAGTCGTGAGATGGCGGAACGACGTAAGAAGGAACAGGAAGTGTATCCAATCCGAGAGGACACTACCCAAACTGCCCCTTATAATAATACGTCACAGGCAGGAGATAACGATGCACTTCGGCAGGTTGTCGGGACACCCGAACAAGTATGGCGTTATATCCGAGAGTTGGGTCAGCGACTGAGGACGAACCGCATACTCGTGGTCACGGCTGGACCTGATTATGAGCGGAGACTGGAATCTTATCGATTGCTGATGGAGGGCTTGAGTGAACAGCAATGA
- the nikC gene encoding nickel transporter permease: MAKLSTNTGQSVDAVRMNRSGPWREAWRTFRRNRLALAGLIIIVFFIVLAFLAPYIAPYDYKEQVLQDRLQAPSAEHWFGTDDLGRDVFSRVLHGARISLWVGFFSVIGSIIAGALLGLIAGFYGKWADMMISRLFDILLAFPGILLAIAIVAILGPSLQNALLAIAIVNVPTYGRLVRSRVLSLRQEEFITSARTLGAGNGRILFRHILPNSLTPLIVQGTLGIGTAIIEAAALGFLGMGAQPPDPEWGKMLSDSRQFIQKAPWTLIFPGLSIMLTVLGFNLMGDGLRDTLDPKMAKK; this comes from the coding sequence ATGGCCAAATTGTCGACCAATACCGGACAAAGCGTTGACGCGGTGCGAATGAATAGATCTGGCCCCTGGCGTGAGGCATGGAGAACGTTTCGGCGAAATCGGCTTGCGCTGGCAGGCTTGATCATTATCGTTTTTTTCATCGTGCTGGCTTTCCTGGCACCATACATCGCGCCATATGACTACAAAGAACAGGTGCTGCAGGATCGGCTTCAAGCTCCTTCGGCGGAGCACTGGTTTGGAACGGATGACCTGGGTCGGGATGTGTTTTCCCGTGTACTGCATGGGGCACGAATATCTTTGTGGGTTGGTTTTTTCTCGGTTATCGGTTCCATTATTGCAGGAGCGCTATTGGGATTAATCGCCGGATTTTATGGAAAATGGGCTGACATGATGATCTCGCGTTTGTTCGATATTCTGCTGGCCTTTCCGGGTATTTTGCTGGCCATTGCCATCGTTGCCATACTAGGCCCATCTTTGCAAAATGCGCTGCTTGCTATTGCGATTGTGAATGTTCCTACATATGGGCGGCTGGTGCGGTCCCGGGTGCTCAGCTTACGACAGGAGGAATTTATTACATCGGCACGAACGCTGGGAGCGGGAAACGGACGCATCTTGTTTCGGCACATTTTACCAAACAGCCTAACGCCTCTCATTGTGCAGGGTACACTCGGAATCGGCACAGCGATTATCGAGGCAGCCGCACTTGGATTTCTAGGCATGGGAGCGCAGCCTCCCGACCCGGAATGGGGCAAAATGCTGTCAGACTCCCGCCAGTTTATTCAAAAGGCTCCATGGACACTAATTTTCCCGGGCCTTTCGATCATGCTGACTGTGCTTGGCTTTAATCTGATGGGCGATGGCCTGCGTGACACACTCGACCCCAAGATGGCAAAAAAGTAG